TGTTTATCACCTTCGGCAACGGCAAGGATGCAGGCCTTGTGCTGGTGAATGTGCCCTTTGCGCTCATCGGTGGCATCGTGGCGCTGCATATCACGCACGTCAACTTCAGCATCTCGGCGGGCATTGGCTTCATTGCCTTATTTGGCATTTGTATTCAGAACGGCGTGATTCTCATCACGGTGTTCAAGCAGAACCTGCGCAACAAAATTCCTCTCGAAGAGTCGCTGCGCCTGGGTGTGGCCTCGCGCGTGCGCCCTGTGGTGATGACGGCGCTGATGGCGATGATTGGCTTGTTCCCAGCCGCGTTGAGCACAGGTATCGGCTCCGAAACTCAGAAGCCGCTCGCCATCGTCGTGATTGGAGGATTGGTGTCCGCCACGATTCTCACCCTATTCATTTTCCCGCTGGTGTTCGATTGGGCATACCGCGAAATGCACCAGGATGCGCCAGCCGCGCCAATAGCAGAAAAACAGTTGGTGGGAGCCTAATTACCTAGCTCATTCGTTTGAACTAACCTAGGTTTAGCCGTGTGCAGACGGCGCTCCTTACCACATCCAGGTAAAGAGCGCCGTCTGCTAGTTGCTACCTACTTCTTTTCCTGGGGATTCTGACGAGTATAAATCAAACCCAGCGACAAGCCCTGGCTATACTGCACGGCTCGGTCCTGGTCGTAGTCGTAGAGCAGGATGCCAGTGAGGGCCACGTTGATGTAGCGGTTGACTTTGGCCGTGAAGCTAGCATCGAGGCGGTGGTCAACGCGGCGTAGGGCTAGCTTTTCGTAGTCGGCGAAGAGTAGGTAGCGGGCCTTCACGTTCATATTGGAGCTCAAGCCCTTATCCAGTTCAGCCAATACTTGCCCAGCCAGCACTTCGAAATGCGTGGAATGGTCTAAGTTCACGCCGTAGGGTTTTTCGCCGAGTACACCCACAAACCGCTCGGGGCGCCCAACAATGGTCAGGCGTGAAGCCAGCGGCGAAAGCCGAATCTTAAACCACTTTTTGGCCACGTACTCCATGCCGTAAGCGGCCGTAATGTAGGCCGGCGCGAAAGCCGATGAAATTCGCTGGGCCCGCTGCTGGCCGTTGGCGTCGGTGCTGTACTTATAGCCGGGTGCAAACTGCGTGAGCAGGTTCAGCGAGGCAAACATGTTCCATTGCGTGCTGATGTTGCAGCCGTACTTGGTATCCAAAAACAGGCGGTCGAGGCTCTTGCGGTAGCCCTGGTCTTTGTTCGCGACGAAGGCGTAGAGAAAATCAGCTTCGTTGTCCCAGCTATTGCGGCCCCGATGGAAGTTGGCTTTCTGATTGACTTGCGCGTTCAGCCCAATGGAGTTCACGCCCCCACCCCGCCAGTTAGAGGACAGGGCGCTTTCATTCAAATTGAATGTTGCTTTAAAGGCGGTTTTCCAAGGAGATGGCGGCCTCATAACCACGATGAGCGTATCGAGTTTGGGCCTAGGTACGGCAGGTAGCCCTGGCGACGCGGGTACGGGCAGCGTAGGCGGTACCGGCAGCGGTGTCACTTGGGCACTCGACCGACTACTAGCTAATCCGACTATTATAAAAGATAGCAACGAAGCTACCGAATAAACTCTCATGACCACGCATACAATTGCGGCCGCAAGTTACTAACGGGCTGCCGTTTCTGCATTTAGCATTCGTAATTTTATATTCTTATTGTCATAATACCATGAGTATGGATGCGGCTGGTGCCTAGACTACACGTCTCAGAGAACTGCCGATAGACTGTGCGACGCAGCAGCCCAAGCGCCCAGAAGCAGCCTTGGTAACAAGAGTTTTCAGGAAAAAGGCAATCTTCACAAAGCAAACCGGTCTTGCCCAGCACCTAGGTTTGCCCGATTCGATTCACCTCAGTTTTTTTCATGAAAAAAGTTCTTGCTGCTGGCGTTTGCCTTTTCAGCTCTTTCAGTCTTTGGGCGCAGGCGCCAACCGGTTCGGCGACGCCCGACCCAGCGCTACTGCCCTACCGTGCAACGGCTACCAAAGTCAATGATTTGGTGCATACCAAGCTCGACGTGCGCTTCGACTACGCCAAAAGCTACCTCTACGGCAAAGCCTGGGTCACGCTAAAGCCCCACGCTTACGCCACCGATTCGCTCCGCTTAGATGCCCAGGGCATGGACATCAAAACGGTGGCATTAGTCGGCAGCAATGGCAGCCAGCAACCGCTGAAGTACGATTATAACCAGCAGCACCTACTCATTCAGCTAGGCAAAACGGTAGACCCGGGCACCCCTTACACCGTGTATCTGGAATACACGGCCAAGCCGAACGAGCTGAAAGTGAAAGGCAGCGCGGCCATCAACGACGCCAAGGGTTTGTACTTCATCAACCCCGACAGCACCGTGAAAGGCAAGCCCGTGCAGATCTGGACGCAGGGTGAGTCGCAGTCGAACTCAGCGTGGTTTCCCACCATCGACAGGCCAAACCAGAAGATGACCACGGAAATCAGCATGACGGTACCGAGCAAGTACCTCACGCTTTCCAACGGCAAAATGGTGTCGCAGACGCCAGCCGGCGCCGGATTGCGCACCGACACCTGGAAGATGGAGCAGCCTCACTCGCCTTACCTGGTCATGATGACGGTGGGCAGCTTCAAGGTAACGCACGACACGTGGCGCAACAAACCCATTGATTATTACCTAGAGCCAACCTACGCCCCCTACGCCAAACAGATCTTTGGCAACACGCCCGAGATGCTGGAATTCTTCTCCACTCGGCTCGGGGTAGAGTTCCCCTGGAATAAGTACGCCCAGATTGTGGTGCGCGACTACGTGAGCGGGGCCATGGAGAACACCACGGCTACCCTGCACGGCGACTTCTTGCAGAAAACACCCCGCGAGCTGATCGACCGGCAGTACGGCAACGACGAGTCGGTGATTGCCCACGAGCTGTTTCACCAGTGGTTTGGCGACTACGTAACCACCGAAAGCTGGAGCAACTTGACGGTGAATGAGTCGATGGCGGATTTCAGCGAAGGCCTGTGGGCCGAGCACAAATACGGCCAGGATGCTGCCGACGCGCACAAGTACGGCTACCTAAACCAGTACCTAGGTAACCCAGAGAACTACACCAAGAACCTGGTCCGCTTCCACTACGCCGAGCGCGAAGACATGTTTGATGCCGTTACCTACCAGAAGGGTGGCCTCATCCTCGACATGCTGCGTGCTTACCTAGGCGACGAGGTGTTCTTTGCGGGCCTGAATCAGTACCTGAAACAAAACGCTTTCGGTAATGGAGAAGCGCACCAGATGCGCCTGGCGTTTGAGGCCGCCTCGGGCAAAGACCTGAACTGGTTCTATAATCAATGGTTCTTCAACGCCGGGCAGCCGACCGTCACCATCGATTACGCCTGGGACGCTGCCCGCAAAGTGCAGACCGTGACCATCAAGCAGCTGCAACCTGGTGAGCCATTTACGTTGCCAATTGCTATTGATTTGTACGTGAAAGGCAAAGTAGAGCGGCGCAATGTGCTGCTCCGCAACGCGACCGAGACGCTGGAGTTCCCCGTAGCGGCCAAACCCGATCTGGTGAACGTGGATGCGCAGAAAGTGCTTCTGTGGCAGAAGAAGGACAACAAGCCTTTCGCTGACTACGTGTACCAGTACCAGCACGCGCCGCGCTATGTAGATCGGTACGAGGCTATTGCCGCCGCCAAGGAACAGCAGGCTACCAATGCCGCCGCGCGCAACATGCTCGTAGCCGCTACCGCCGATAAGTACTATGGCCTTCGCATCGAGGCGCTGCAAGCACTCGACCTCGAGAACAAAGCCATGCAGAAAGCCGTGGCGCCCGCCCTACGCAAACAGCTGACTACGGAGAAAGAAACGCTCGTGCAAGCCGAAATCTTGACCGACCTAGGTCAGCTAGCTGACAAGCGCGACGAGGCCTTGTTCACCAGCAGCCTTAAAAGCCAGTCGTACGCGGTGCAAGGAGCGGCGCTGAGCGGACTGGCGGCCGTGGCACCAGCCAAAGCCCTGCCCCTAGCCAAGACCTTTGAAGCGGACAACAAGGGGAAGCTAACAGCGGCCATTGCCGAGGTGTACGCCACGCAAGGTGGCCTAGAACAGTGGCCTTTCGTGCGCCAAAAATTCGACGAAGCGGGTCCGCAAGGCCGCTTTGACTTGCTCAAAGGCTTTGCTGGCATGCTGATGCGCCTCAATGACCCCACCGCCGTGGCCGAAGGCGTTGACCGCATCAAGAACCTAGGTATTCAGTTCAAAAGCTACGGAGCAGCCGACCCAATGATTAATTTGTTGGAGGCCCTGAAGAGCAAGCAATCGGGAACTGCCGCCGCGCAGAACAAGCAAGTGATTGAGCGCGCTCAGCAGGAGATTCAGCAAGCAAAGTAAAGCACAGTATTAGAACAAACAAGCGGGGTGTCTTCTCAGATGGAGAAGGCACCCCGCTTGTTTATGGCAGCTTATTGCCAAGCTCATAATTGTACTATTTCCATTACCATCGAACTTTATCAAGCAGGTGTGCGTCAGGAAGAATGCGCAAAACGACCACTCTGCTGACCGCTGCCGTTCTTGTAATGGCGGCCCCGGTTTGCACCCTGGCCCAAACGGTAGACCCCAACGTTGGGAACACCGACACACCTTTCATCCAAAACATTCGGCCCGACCGTCCTGGCCAGACGGTTACCACCAACATGCTGCACCCGAGGCAGGTACAGCTCGAAGCCGGCGTGCTGCGCTTCGATCCAGCTGATGCCAGTTGGGGGGCTCGCCGCACGGTTTCTAACGCTTCATTGCGGGTAGGCTTTTTCAACCACATCGAGCTGCGTGCTAGCCAGGGCTATTTGCACCCGCTGCCGGGTACGTCCTCGTTTCGTGAGGGTAGTCCAAGTCCTGCCATTGCCGGTTTCACGCCGCTCACTGTAGGTGCCAAGTTCCTGGCTTCTACTAACCAAGATGCTCGTTCTCAAGTCGTACTGCTAACGGAAATGACTTTACGGACGGGTGACGCCTCTTTCTTGCACAAAAGCTATGAACCGGCCGTACGCCTGCTAGTGTCACAGCAACTTGGGGCACGCTACGGCTTAGAAGCCAACATTGGCTTTCGACAGCGCGGCTTCCAGGCCGCCGACACCAAGCTAGGTCAGTACGTGGGTACTTTAGCGCTCAACGGCCCACTCGGCGGCAACTTCGGGTTCTTCGCCGAAGGCTATGCTACCTGGCAGCGCAGCACTCGCTTTTTGCCAGGGCTAACGAGCGGTTTGTACTGGCGGCTACTCCCCGGCTTGCGGCTGGATGTAACAGCCGGTCAGCAGTTCGGCAACTTAGGTGCGGGCTTCACCTTAGGCGGTGGCTTGAGTGTGCGATTACCAAAATAAAGCACAAAGCTCCGGCTTTGCGCATCGTTGACTAAATCGACCTAGGTTCCGACCTTAGCAGTTAATCAATGACGCACGAAGCCGGAGCTTCGCGTTGCAAGCAACTACGGCCGCTGGCCTACCGACTCGGGCGCAATACGCGTGGGCGTCTGCTGACCCGAGATGATACCGCTGGCGCTCTGGGCAATACCTTGAATAACAGCTGTCATATTCGCCAGGTCCAAGCTTTCCACTTCGTCATCCACGGAGTGATAGAGCTTATCGGTCGGAATCTGGTCGGTGCTGATGGAGTGCGCCGGCACACCTAGCCTAGCTAGCGTCGCATTGTCGGAGCGGTAGAATAAGTTCTGCTCGGTGTAAGGGTCAGGCTCGAAGCGGAACGGCGAGCCTTGCAGATTTTCTTGCAGCAGCTTGCCAAAATCCGACCGTTCGTAGCCGGTGATGAAGGCGGTCTTGGGGCCGAACTGAGCCACTTTGCCGATCATCTCAATGTTGAACATCGTCACGACTTTTGCTGGGTCAAGCTGCTTGGAGAAGTATTGGGAGCCAAAGCCCCCTATTTCTTCGGCCGTAAAAGCCGCAAATACGAGCGTGCGAGCATTGTCCTTCTTTTTCTTAAAATACTCGGCGAGGGTAATAACGGCCGTGGTGCCGCTGGCATCATCGTCAGCGCCGTTGGCAATGGAGTCGCCTGCCACGGCGGGCCGAATACCTAGGTGGTCGTAGTGCCCAGAGAAAACCACCATTTCTGCGGCTTTGACTTTGTCGCGGCCCGGCAACACGCCCACCACGTTGCGCAGCTGCACGGCGTTGATTCTGGTAGTAGCCGTTATCCGGTAGGTGAGCGGCGTAGGCGACGGTGCGCTTAGAATGAATACGCTCGCATATGGCTCCGGCTTTTCGGCGCGTACAGTACTATGCCCAAAGTAGTTCGCGAATCGTTGAAAATAGGCTGTGTGCACTGGGTCGACCAGCACGATGAGATTCTCCTTCGGCTGCAACAAGGGCCGCAGTGCCTGCCCTACTTTCGCCTCCGGTCCAATAACAACGACGCGCGCCACCTGGCTATCTTTGTCCGACCAGTTCAGCTGCGGCACGCCCGAAGCTAGCAGCACCCGCT
This Hymenobacter sp. GOD-10R DNA region includes the following protein-coding sequences:
- a CDS encoding DUF3078 domain-containing protein codes for the protein MRPPSPWKTAFKATFNLNESALSSNWRGGGVNSIGLNAQVNQKANFHRGRNSWDNEADFLYAFVANKDQGYRKSLDRLFLDTKYGCNISTQWNMFASLNLLTQFAPGYKYSTDANGQQRAQRISSAFAPAYITAAYGMEYVAKKWFKIRLSPLASRLTIVGRPERFVGVLGEKPYGVNLDHSTHFEVLAGQVLAELDKGLSSNMNVKARYLLFADYEKLALRRVDHRLDASFTAKVNRYINVALTGILLYDYDQDRAVQYSQGLSLGLIYTRQNPQEKK
- a CDS encoding M1 family aminopeptidase; its protein translation is MKKVLAAGVCLFSSFSLWAQAPTGSATPDPALLPYRATATKVNDLVHTKLDVRFDYAKSYLYGKAWVTLKPHAYATDSLRLDAQGMDIKTVALVGSNGSQQPLKYDYNQQHLLIQLGKTVDPGTPYTVYLEYTAKPNELKVKGSAAINDAKGLYFINPDSTVKGKPVQIWTQGESQSNSAWFPTIDRPNQKMTTEISMTVPSKYLTLSNGKMVSQTPAGAGLRTDTWKMEQPHSPYLVMMTVGSFKVTHDTWRNKPIDYYLEPTYAPYAKQIFGNTPEMLEFFSTRLGVEFPWNKYAQIVVRDYVSGAMENTTATLHGDFLQKTPRELIDRQYGNDESVIAHELFHQWFGDYVTTESWSNLTVNESMADFSEGLWAEHKYGQDAADAHKYGYLNQYLGNPENYTKNLVRFHYAEREDMFDAVTYQKGGLILDMLRAYLGDEVFFAGLNQYLKQNAFGNGEAHQMRLAFEAASGKDLNWFYNQWFFNAGQPTVTIDYAWDAARKVQTVTIKQLQPGEPFTLPIAIDLYVKGKVERRNVLLRNATETLEFPVAAKPDLVNVDAQKVLLWQKKDNKPFADYVYQYQHAPRYVDRYEAIAAAKEQQATNAAARNMLVAATADKYYGLRIEALQALDLENKAMQKAVAPALRKQLTTEKETLVQAEILTDLGQLADKRDEALFTSSLKSQSYAVQGAALSGLAAVAPAKALPLAKTFEADNKGKLTAAIAEVYATQGGLEQWPFVRQKFDEAGPQGRFDLLKGFAGMLMRLNDPTAVAEGVDRIKNLGIQFKSYGAADPMINLLEALKSKQSGTAAAQNKQVIERAQQEIQQAK
- a CDS encoding transporter produces the protein MRKTTTLLTAAVLVMAAPVCTLAQTVDPNVGNTDTPFIQNIRPDRPGQTVTTNMLHPRQVQLEAGVLRFDPADASWGARRTVSNASLRVGFFNHIELRASQGYLHPLPGTSSFREGSPSPAIAGFTPLTVGAKFLASTNQDARSQVVLLTEMTLRTGDASFLHKSYEPAVRLLVSQQLGARYGLEANIGFRQRGFQAADTKLGQYVGTLALNGPLGGNFGFFAEGYATWQRSTRFLPGLTSGLYWRLLPGLRLDVTAGQQFGNLGAGFTLGGGLSVRLPK
- a CDS encoding M20/M25/M40 family metallo-hydrolase encodes the protein MKKIAFLLLSLGLSYSGVAQKTKASKTSASTITQASVARVERALAADDMQGRASGTPGGLKAAQFIAGEFKRIGLEPLPGLSSFEQVFPAYEMESGGVQAELNGEPVPAERVLLASGVPQLNWSDKDSQVARVVVIGPEAKVGQALRPLLQPKENLIVLVDPVHTAYFQRFANYFGHSTVRAEKPEPYASVFILSAPSPTPLTYRITATTRINAVQLRNVVGVLPGRDKVKAAEMVVFSGHYDHLGIRPAVAGDSIANGADDDASGTTAVITLAEYFKKKKDNARTLVFAAFTAEEIGGFGSQYFSKQLDPAKVVTMFNIEMIGKVAQFGPKTAFITGYERSDFGKLLQENLQGSPFRFEPDPYTEQNLFYRSDNATLARLGVPAHSISTDQIPTDKLYHSVDDEVESLDLANMTAVIQGIAQSASGIISGQQTPTRIAPESVGQRP